The sequence below is a genomic window from Pseudorca crassidens isolate mPseCra1 chromosome 20, mPseCra1.hap1, whole genome shotgun sequence.
atctaaaaaaacgatacaaatgaacttatttacaaaacagaaatagactcacagacataggaaaaatacttatggctaccaaaggggaaaggggtggggggaaggataaattaggagttagggattagcagatgcatactactatatataaaacagataaacaacaagaacctaccatatagcacagggaactacattcaatatcttgtaataacctataatgaaaaagaatatatatattgaaatatataaaatatatataattgaatcacttttctctacacctgaaactaacacaacgttgtaaatcaactgtaattcaatttaaaaaaaaaaaaaagattcccgggacttccctggtggtccagtgggtaagactccgcgctcccaatgcaggaggcccgggttcgacccctggtcagggaactagatcctgcatgcatgctgcaactaagagtccgcatgcctcaATTAAcggtcctgcatgccacaactaaaacccggagcagcctaaataaataaataataaataattaaaaaaaatattcccgAACTCACTGGCAGCCGGGGAAATGCAGATGAAAGAAACAAAGTGCCACGTCTTGTACAGGTTAAGATTGGCAAACGTTTTAAAGTTGGTATTTTCATTAggtattgctgcataacaaagtgccCCCCTTAAGATTCTTGGAATCTCTCTCACATAACAAAGAAGATCTAGGAGACATACCTTTAAATCTGACATCTCAAAATCAGAAAATGGTCTACAGCTGCATCCTTGACTTTTGACGATTTACCTGAAAATTATTCTAAGACCAAATTTTATTGACAACACTCCAGATTTGATCTTTGCATTTTCTTACTTTGAGGACCTTTTGCTTGCTAGAAAGACCACCCTTGTCCCTCACATTTCCTCTAAATTCTGCTACAAAACTAAACAGTTCCTTCTGTAGTTCATCTCTCTGGCTTTTTAAAACCATATTTACCTATTTTACCATAGGCAGCCAGAAGAAGCCATTTGTTGCTTTTAACTTTCTACCTGGGAATTTCCCCAGCCAGATCTTACCAGATGGGGTGGGCGCTGGAGTTAATTTCTGGGAAGAATCAGCCTCAGATGCCTTGCATATTCTGTTTGACAGAGAGAGTAGAATCTGGTGCCTGGAATAAATCAGAAGGGAGAAGTAAATCCCAAACTAAGAATTTTATAATTCTAACCTCCTGGGAAAGGTACTGAAATTCTACTCCATTACTCTTGAAACTTCAACTAAAGACTTTGAATTTGTGAATATATGCCTGCAGATAGAATTATCTCACAAAACAGTGAAGTATGCAAAATCTCTGAGGagccaatatttattaaataaattcacaGAGAGTCACTAAAAACATTTATGTGAGGCTaggtaaacagaaaaaaaattttttttttccattcaattcACTATTATCTTTAAATACCTACTTCTTTACAAAGCCCTACATGAGGGACTTGGTTTGGAACCAAAGAACAGTGAGGCATAATCCCTGCTTTGAAATTAGGTAATGTATCATAGAATATGACCTAAATGAATATGTGATGACACAGTTATACTCCAAGTGAGCACTCATCAAATAATtgcttttccaatttttttgttACCATAGATTGACATGTGAAATCTTTAATACGGGATCACTAATATAGAGAATACCCTATTTATGAAATTAATCGTTTATGTTGAAAACAGATTATTAATGTGAATTTAACCCATACCATCTGGAAaaagtaaatttagaaaaaaggaaataataaaaaaataccagGTAGTACAATATAATTCTGTGAGATTCTGTTTGGGAACAATTAGGGTCTTATGGGGCTAGGTTGTTTTATGCCTGTTTCCCAATTCTAGTCTTTTCCTTTCCCCTGTAGTGTGACACGAGAGAAAGAGTGTGGGCTTTGAGTTCAGTAAATCTGGGCTCCTATACTGCTCTATCACTTAAAAGCTGTGTGACATCAGGTGAGTTACAGAATGTCTTTGTACCTGTTTCTTCATGGATAAAATGGAAGCAATAAATTATATCTCCAGTCCACAAGTCAGTGGCTGGCTGAGCGTCAGAACTCCACATTTGTTTAACAAACAGTCAAATAATATCAGAAATATTGCAGGCACTTGGCTGGCATTTAATGACAAATCTTCGCATGCCTGTTGCAGTGGTATGAGTAACTGCTTCTACCTTGCTTCATTTTCCTCCAGGTAACATCTGGGTCCTCCATTACCAGCTCCCTTCTTGGTTAAATACCTGCTAGGGTTTCTGATGATCAAGTGTGGGTTTCTGCTTTGTACTCCTGAGGTAGCTCATGTTTTCTGTTACCATGGACTCCAGAATCTGGTCTATGGCTCAAACAGCACACTTGTTATTATCCATTTTTAAGTTGTTCCCATCCCAATGAGGTTAAATGAGAATCTGAGGTGGGAGTAGCAAAGGTTCAAGGACCCATCCACTTGACGTGGGTGTCATATGTGGTAAAGCGACATCAGGAACAATGATCAGAGCAGAGGTCGGAGATGGGGACGTGGGTGTGAGAGCTTGCCATgagtgggagaggaggaagacaAGTCGCCGGGAATCATAATCTGCCAATATTTGTCAGGTTGTCATCTTCATTACCTGATGGTCTTGTTTGATCCTGCTGCAATTTTGCAACAACACACGATTACCCCTGCTACTCATGGGCAGACAGGCTTTTCTCCCATCCAGACAATGCGGATGGAAGAGAAATTAGCAAGGGATAGCAACCAGATTAAATACGCCTTACGGAGAACAGTGTGattttgcatcttttttcctGGGGCAAGTGAAAACACAGGCCACATGGAAAACAAGCTAAATATGTTGGAGGGAAACTCCAGGATATAAAATTGAGCTGCTGGCTTGGAAAGTAGTATCCTCTCTGTGTAAATAGTTTCTTTGTCCAAAGAGGGCTAAACAGGGCCCATTTATGGATTAATGACTTTCataatgattaaaattaaaattagaacttaCCGTGTAGTGAGAAGCTTATAGCTCTATAAAAACTTACAGAGACACCAAATAATTTTAGTAAACTGCTTATGGAAGGCTATGCCTACAGGGAGAGGGGAAGTCAGACCACAGACTCTCTTTTAAGAAGCTGCCAATACACCTTGGACTCAAATGATAAGGCACCTATGTGTTCTCTGAAGCCAGGATTGGGAAAATGTAAGAGTGTTTTGGTAGGCAAGTGGAGACACTGGTATCTTCATAAAAGACATTATACACGGGAAGTTCTCTGGAGATTTTCTTGCAATTACTATTATAGCTgtatcttctctccctccccaaatAGCCCACTTTGATAAAGTTCGTCAACCAACTTGAATGTCGGCAAATGGCTGGTTGTATATGAATGAAATgatgattatcttttaaattgaattttgtaTCCATTAGCCAGTGGTATTCAGTTTTCTTCCCCAAGATCTGGGAGGGCAAAAAGTTTCAGTGGCCTGATTTGGTGGCTTTGTCTCTGTGGCATTAACCACTGAAGGGTCTGCTTCCAGCACAGACAGCTCCCTTCATGGTTGGAGCAAACATCCCTGATCCCACTGGTGGCATCCTCTTCTTAAATTGGGTGCAGGCTTCCTCAGAGACATGATCAAATGGTTGTATTTTATAGTACGATTAGAAATAAACCTGAGCATTGTGAGACTGAATACACAAATGGACAATGGCCAGACCACatataaaaacagaattttgaTTCATAACTTGCAGCAACCTGCCCAAGAAATCAAACCTTTATAATAAACAACTCAGGAAGCCAGCCTGCTACAAGCCAGACTTGGCAGGAAGTCAGATGGCTATCTCCAGGGACAATCCAGGAAGCTAAAAAATAACTTTGTAACAATCAGCCCCAAATGGTCAGGACTTGGTTAATAACTGACAACTTGCTTAATTTTTCTCCCTATTTCCAATTTGGGACCAACTAGAGAAAGTAAAATACAAGACCCTAACCAATGACTTAGGATGCCCTGCTGCTAGTTGGCCGCCTATAACTTTCCCACGCCAACAGCCTCCAATCAAGGCACGCCTAACCCTTCCCTTTTTCCCACCGTAAAGCTTTCCCactgtctgtctgcctgcctgAGTCTGCTAAGGCAcaagtgatggtggctgactcccTAGCTATACAGCAAGCTCAGAAaaaagtctttgttttttctcatttggttGGTCATTACTTCCACAGCAGTGTGGTTTAAACATGCTCTGTAGGCCAATTGGTTCCCAAACCCATTCACTTAAGAAACATTTATCAAAGCCTTTAATATGAGCCATATCCCTTGCTAGGTGCAGGAGTAAATAAAAAAAAGGTAAGATATAATTCCTGCCCTAGAGGACAGTAAGTAGCTTGACAACTAAGGGGATGAACATGAATGACTCAGCAACCAAGCCGATGGGCATTACTGTGCTGGGCAGTGTTCTCCAAAAAGTGGTCTGCTAACTTCTGGTTACACGAGATAACTTCCAGGAAGTGGAAAGGGTTGAACGTCTTTACTTTAATAGTTGTAAACTTGAATGCAGATTAGAAAAAGCAGGGTTTCAAGCCGTACCGAGCCCATGATTTCAGATATTACTGCTGTAGGATGAGTCTGTATCCGTCAAAATCTAGTCAGGAGATAAAAGCCATCCTTATTTTAACAGGGGAAATCTAATATAAATAATTGTTAATGGGGTACTAAAAAGctaaaaaggcaaaaagagaacGCTTAAGGTTATCATGCAGGAAGCTGCCACTCTTAGGGAAGAGGCTGAAATTGTTCAATTTTAGAAGCTTGGAGGGCCCTGGAGAGCTGAAATTCAAGACCTCTGGCAAGAAGTTGCTGCTCAGGGTCtcgcctggcggtccagtggttaagacttcgcctgccagttcagggggtgcgggtttgatccctagtggggagctgggatcccacatgcctcaaggccaaaaaaccaaaacataaaacaaaagcaacactgtaataaattcaataaaggcttcaaaaatggtccacattaaaaaaaaaaaacaagaacaacttAAAAAAGCTGCTGCTCACGTAAAACCAGTGTCTCTGAGCTGAGTGGGGGGCCCTGTGGGCCAGGGCACCAGGCAGACATCTGAGGGGCACCAAGTGTTATCAACAACTGTGACTGGAACGCCATCCTTTGCTGGGGTGAAGAGGTAttgtttgggggggtggggggtgggcaaaGGAAGAGGAAGCAAAGAGGAAGCAGACAGGAAGGGCCAAGCCCTTTCTTCCCCCTCTAGCTTTGCTGTCTCCTTCTGGGCTCCATCGGCTGATCCTAGTAAGGAGGCAGCTGGCGAATGAGAAACGGGGTTTGCCTAGTGCCAGCCCAGCATCAGAAGCTGAGTATAGAGGAGTGTTTGAATCTGAGAAACAACAGGTTAATATTTGCAAGTCTGTCCCTTGGGCCATTCAGCATACACGTGCGCGTGAACACATGCACGCACATGCACACTTCTAAACGTGATTAAACTTCCCAGAAGAAAAACTCCATTTCTACCTAACAAATTGCAAACATCCTTTGTACAAAAGATGTTCTCACTCGTTCTCCAAAATCCCAGCAGACATTGTATCCGTTTCTGGGAAACAGTTACACTATTCATCTTATCTCCTGTCAGTTACACCTGGACTTTAGTCATAGACCCATCTGAATATTCTATTATCTCAAGGCTAGGAGCAAAGTTaaccctctttaaaaaaatgtacacaatAATAAGAGGACGGAGGAGAAAGAAgttagtatacacacacaccaaggaagaaaagaggtgAAGCTGCTCCGTAATTTGTTCCTGTAATTGGTCACAAGGCTGTAAGGGTCGCAAGTTAATAAACTTCATTCTTTCCCTACACACTCCATGTTTCCTCTTTCCTCAGCCAGCATCTCAACTGCTCAGGGTTGACACCTGCTACGGTGACCCAAGACTTCATAACCTAAAGGGTTGAAATCGTTCCCACCTCTGAGGTTGtagtttttcattaaaatttgtcATTGGACAGGGAAGTGCTAAGAAAGATGCCCTGCAGAATGCTCTGGGTTTGACATCCTTCTTCATCACCCATTGTGTAGGAACAAAACACATGTCCCTTTGTTCCCAAGATCACATGCACCAGCCAGGAGAGTAAACTTCTTTGCCCACTGATTTACTGGTAAAATGACCAGATTGTTTCAATTTCTGTCTTAATGGGACCACTGTTGTCCTCCCTGGTGGGAGCACACCTTCCTTGGGAACCCAGATCTCCAAACAATGGAGGTCAAAATTGAGGGACAGGAAGCAAAATGCCTAAGTGGGTTATTGGGTGTAATAGTGAGAGGAcccactccctctgcctctgttgATTCCAGACCATACATTCTGACCATGATGAGAGCAACAGCCCCATCTGAGAGGTCAGTGGTTCAAAACATAAATTACATTTTGTAAGATGGAGTGTTGTACCCCACCTAGGGCCATGACTGAATCTTCAGTAGACCATTCCACTATCCTATTACACCCACTGCTCCTGGGTGTTGGGTATGTGCTAAGACCAGTGAATTCCAGAGGCACAAGCCCACTGCTCCACTTCTTCTATTGGGAAATGGGTTCAGCTATTGGAAGTAAGGCTGTGCAGAGTATCATAAGGGATTCCACAAATCCACGGATTGTGGTGCCAGCGAAGCACTGTGAAAAACTTCAAGCTTCTGCCCGAGGATGTAGGGACCCAGAAGGTGCACTGTCCTCACCTTCACAATGAATTATTAGAGTCAGATTAACTTCAAAGGCACAACCTTTTCATAACTCAGAACTGAGGTCACAGAGCAATCTGAATCTAAGGAGattcagagagagaggagaaatgcACCTCATTTAATTGCTGGGAACATAATTACATGAAACCAGTATTTCTTAGATGTCCTAGGTACATATctccagacagacagacacacctACACACTTAATTCCATGGGCTTCTGTATTTACTACTTAGAATAAAGTTCAGATTAGGAGATGGTCTGCTTGGCGGTAAATTCTACTGGGTTGAACTATCAAAAATCAATAATTGTTTTTGACCCATGAaaggcaatttctttttttttttttttgcggtacgcaggcctctcactgttgtggcttctcccgttgcggagcacaggctccggatgcacaggctcagcggccatggctcacaggcctagccactccgcggcatgtgggatcttcccggaccggggcaggaatccgtgtcccctgcatcggcaggcggactctcaaccactgcgccaccagggaagcccaaggcaatTTCTTACGGTTCAACCTAATACATCACCATATTCTAAATTAAtggctgttttttaaaagttactaatTGGACAAAAGCTCCAATACTGAATTAGactaaaattattatttgaaagtataagagaatgaaaaagtacatgaaaacaGGTATTTATTACAGAacaatcttttttcttaattaattaaaggctttaaacaaaaaaacataattccACACACTGACATTGACTTGGTAGCATGGAAATATTTCAGCCTGGAGAGGCATGTTTGTTCTTGatgaatttacatataataaattcTCATGACATTTGATTCCGAAATATATGTATGAACTGACTTGACATGATTATAAACATACGGGCAATTTAAACACTGATATCAGTTTACATGAGTCAATTCAAGGTCAGTGACTGgagaactatattaaaaaaatctgagataaaaaattttttaggaaGCAACCACGTACCTATGTACAGTTGAAGATCAAGGGTTAAAAATCCACTCTTGATGAATACCATTAAGCAGAGGATGTATAACATCCAACACACATCTGTTCCAAAAACAGCATGTTTCCAAAATTATACATTTCTTTACAAATAAACATTACAGCATTAGTAACTATAGAGGAACCAACAGAATGAGTTCCAAAATGTGCTAATTCTCACAAGGCATCCCTGAGCCATATCTTAAGCCATCAGTTTTAATCTTGGGGTTTTAAGAACATCTTCTTTGTTTTAATTGGTTTTATGTCTCCATTTTCATCTTCTTCATAATTGGCACGGTCTCTTTTTTTGGCAAACTTTTTCCCAATTGTCCCCACCAAGGTCTCGTATCTGTTAAGATGATATACAGAACAAGTTTAGTTTCAAATAAAAAAGGTAGGAATCAAGACTTGTCAAGAATATCAAACCAAGTACataacaaagaataagaaaaatcaaaactttgATTAAAAGAAACCATctgatttaaaatttatgaacttCTCTATGAACGATTAAATTcttcactgtttttgtttttccattatcCTAAATAAACTgagatgtatattttaaaatatgtattagaaGCAGCACTAGAAATAAGCCCTCAATTTGCCAGCCTGTGACAGGTATAAATCCACCCCAGGCCGTGTTAGAAGATGACTAAGCCAAGATGACTTTCTGCTGGGGTACTCCCTTCAAAGGTACGGTAGACCAGTCACCATGCGGAAAGAGTGCACATGTGAGAGCCAGTGAAAGCTGGGCTCAGATTATAAAGCTGGTCCAAGGTAACAGTTACCTTCTAGCCATTTCTTCATCTGACACATCGAGCTCCACTGTTTCCTCTTCAACTTCCTCTGCTTTGTTCTTAGCATTCATCTGAAGCATTAAtttctgaaaaatacaacaatggGGACTAGCAGGGCTGGAAAAAGCTTGTTAAAGGAACTGGTGTCAAATGTATTTGAAGGTAGAGACACAGAAGCCACAGAATCTACAGGACTAACCAAAATTTATAAGGGATTCTCTATAATACTTTATTCTACAATAAGCAGATAGAAGCCAGCtctgaattaaaataataataagacaaaGTTCCACTAGATTAGACTTACTGTTAatgaatttaaatgtattttagatCATAAATTTATTAGTTACTTGTATCTAAAGCAGGCACACTGCTGACACACT
It includes:
- the MPHOSPH6 gene encoding M-phase phosphoprotein 6 isoform X2, translated to MQRGLDSETKKQLEEEEKKIISEEHWYLDLPELKEKESFIIEEQSFSLCEDLLYGRMSFRGFNPEVEKLMLQMNAKNKAEEVEEETVELDVSDEEMARRYETLVGTIGKKFAKKRDRANYEEDENGDIKPIKTKKMFLKPQD